A single Oleidesulfovibrio alaskensis DSM 16109 DNA region contains:
- a CDS encoding MotE family protein, giving the protein MTKQPHFATSLRLSKLCKWLFFVACIKLAVIGTLMWDGTLSGFSLQPPAPLSVAGIAPAASSKSEALATGNGAGGTVSSGGTASVAQPVAAVAQQRPVIAASQALAAESTPPAADAAGTDMQREALLRKEEELNRKEADLRKLENELDTKIQNLQALEERLGKMLEEAGETKDKKLRHLVDVYSNMKAKQAAAVLETLDEKIAVRILAGMRGRQAGEILSFVDAQKAARLSEALTKMQLPFE; this is encoded by the coding sequence ATGACGAAACAGCCACACTTCGCTACCAGCCTCCGTCTTTCTAAGCTGTGCAAATGGCTCTTTTTTGTTGCCTGCATAAAGCTGGCAGTCATCGGCACCCTGATGTGGGACGGCACCCTTTCCGGCTTTTCACTGCAGCCGCCGGCACCGCTTAGCGTGGCCGGTATCGCCCCGGCTGCATCGTCAAAATCAGAAGCTCTGGCCACAGGCAACGGTGCAGGCGGAACTGTCAGCTCCGGCGGCACGGCATCGGTGGCGCAACCTGTTGCAGCCGTAGCGCAGCAGCGGCCTGTCATTGCCGCATCGCAGGCACTGGCAGCGGAAAGCACGCCTCCGGCAGCGGATGCCGCAGGAACCGACATGCAGCGCGAAGCGCTGCTGCGTAAAGAAGAGGAGCTGAACCGCAAAGAAGCTGATCTGCGCAAGCTGGAAAACGAGCTGGATACAAAAATCCAGAACCTGCAGGCGCTGGAAGAACGTCTGGGTAAAATGCTTGAAGAAGCGGGCGAGACCAAAGACAAGAAACTGCGTCATCTTGTGGATGTGTATTCCAATATGAAAGCCAAGCAGGCAGCTGCCGTACTGGAAACGCTGGACGAAAAAATCGCTGTCAGAATTCTGGCAGGAATGCGTGGCAGGCAGGCAGGGGAAATTCTGTCGTTTGTCGATGCACAGAAAGCGGCCCGCCTTTCCGAAGCGCTGACCAAAATGCAGCTGCCGTTCGAGTAG